The proteins below are encoded in one region of Saccopteryx leptura isolate mSacLep1 chromosome 1, mSacLep1_pri_phased_curated, whole genome shotgun sequence:
- the LY6G6F gene encoding lymphocyte antigen 6 complex locus protein G6f: MAVLSLLLLLFCGSPQAAADRIQAIYVALGEAMELPCPLPAALQGDELLSWFRSPAAGSSTALVTQVQVARPAPDPGRPGREPRLKLLGNYSLWLDGSKEGDAGRYWCAVLGQRHKYQNWRVYDVSVLRGSQLSARAADGSPCSVLLCSVVPARRLDSVTWLEGKGPVRGRAQSFWSEGAALLLVCPGEGPPEPRGRRPRIIRCLIPQNKGVSFSLAGSMEAAPAPCVPSRGWDAPWIAMLSFTAGQGLAILILSVTLWRRRAQGTQRRDASVPQFKPEIQVYENIHLARLR, encoded by the exons ATGGCAGTCTTATCCCTCCTCCTTCTGCTCTTCTGTGGGTCCCCCCAGGCTGCCGCAG ACAGAATCCAGGCCATCTATGTGGCCTTGGGGGAGGCGATGGAGCTACCATGTCCCTTACCAGCTGCCCTGCAGGGGGACGAACTGCTGTCCTGGTTCCGCAGCCCAGCAGCCGGCTCCTCCACTGCCCTGGTGACCCAAGTCCAAGTGGCCAGGCCAGCCCCCGACCCCGGGAGGCCTGGAAGGGAGCCCAGGCTCAAACTGCTGGGGAACTACTCTCTGTGGCTGGACGGGTCCAAGGAGGGAGACGCCGGACGGTACTGGTGCGCCGTGCTGGGTCAGCGCCACAAGTACCAGAACTGGAGGGTGTATGATGTCTCTGTGCTCAGAG gATCCCAGCTGTCTGCAAGGGCTGCAGATGGGTCCCCCTGCTCTGTCCTTCTGTGCTCGGTGGTCCCTGCCAGACGCCTGGACTCTGTGACCTGGCTGGAGGGGAAGGGTCCTGTGAGAGGCCGTGCTCAGTCCTTCTGGAGTGAGGGGGCTGCCCTGCTCTTGGTGTGTCCCGGGGAGGGGCCTCCTGAGCCCAGGGGCCGTAGGCCCAGGATCATCCGCTGCCTTATACCTCAGAACAAGGGGGTCAGCTTCAGCCTGGCAG GCTCCATGGAGGCCGCCCCGGCCCCCTGCGTCCCTTCCAGGGGCTGGGATGCGCCCTGGATTGCGATGCTGTCCTTCACAGCGGGCCAGGGGCTCGCCATCCTGATCCTCAGCGTCACGCTCTGGAGGCGGAGGGCGCAGGGGACTCAGCGCAGAG atgccTCGGTTCCTCAGTTCAAACCTGAAATTCAGGTCTATGAGAACATCCACTTGGCCCGGCTGAGGTGA
- the LOC136389618 gene encoding lymphocyte antigen 6G6e-like — protein MGPSSAFLCILSFCGVLGLTTSTAQGRLLCYSCSFAKPCYPVPTECQEGEACGVSVGTSEHSETIQRKGCLPKAQCLLPGNATYWSRSYALQHHCCDKDLCNVAAKLQRLPSALPAALLLATSVLWGGHLLLR, from the exons ATGGGCCCCTCCAGCGCTTTCCTCTGCATCTTGTCCTTCTGTGGGGTGTTGG GTCTCACCACCTCCACTGCCCAGGGGCGGCTCCTCTGCTACAGCTGCAGCTTCGCCAAACCCTGCTACCCTGTTCCCACGGAGTGTCAGGAGGGCGAAGCGTGTGGCGTCAGTGTGGGCACCTCAG AGCACAGCGAGACCATCCAGCGGAAAGGCTGCCTCCCAAAAGCCCAGTGCCTTCTGCCTGGCAATGCCACCTACTGGTCGCGCTCCTATGCTCTCCAGCACCACTGCTGCGACAAGGACCTGTGCAACGTGGCCGCCAAGCTGCAGCGGCTCCCCAGTGCCCTCCCTGCCGCCCTGCTCCTCGCCACCAGCGTCCTCTGGGGTGGCCACCTCCTCCTCCGCTGA